The Mytilus galloprovincialis chromosome 3, xbMytGall1.hap1.1, whole genome shotgun sequence genomic interval attgtaatatgaatcaaaattattttatttatttaattttgaaaaacttAAGAACTTATGTTAATGGCTAGCTACCCTACATCGGCCTTATTTGAATGGGTTAAAAAACATACAGAAATTTGATTGACAATTGCCATCTACATATAAAAGAAGTAGAGGTTTGTTTGCTAAGATGACAACTCtctactagtccaaataattatgacgtcttaaaaggctattttttatttgtttctgtgAGGCCTTCCTATGTCACTTAAAAACATGGTTTTAACTTTAATGGGACAGGCATATAGATGTACATTGAACATGTCAAAAATGCGGTGGgggttaggccacaccaatttaatttcttgttctgtggatttttggactccaaaaatttgggcgagcgagcgatttgaaaattttaataaaaaaatatttaatttgcaaatttttgaggtgaagcttgaaaagtaaaggcgagtgattaaatttttttttgtaaacataaaacagtaggttttaacaatattaaaacttgatataTCACTTGTACTTtcacatttctttaatttatgaagtattttttccctgttcaccaagaaataattgaataattaaatctggtctaggtatgtgtgactgacaatgagacaattctcaacccaagtcataatcaggtttgGAACAACCCCTTTATGTtgtaaatatcccttttatgaggggtcaatataagttataatatatttgtttgtaaaaaaaacctttttaatacAAAAGGGCTCTCATGTTTtcttaaagaaatatatatctatctggtattaaatggtcaaaacatgtccaagaattttgtaatattcctggactttaaccatgttaacacatttaccaTAACAGTTTATTATTccaaataagtggacccctcttttagaaaaattgtttaaGATATGGTGCATTTCTCTTCTGtttgagtacaaaattccaagttttcaaaggttttgtatagcagcactatacaaatccttggtatttctattttcttttctacacaatgaccccttgtctgagggagggttgttcccaacctgataataacaaacacaggtcaaagtacagccttttacacagggctttgatccagaccaaacagcaagctataagggacccaaaattattagtgtacacaatttgaacaggaaaaccaacgatcttatttatatatatacatcatatCCAAACGgaaaaataccaatgaaccacatcaacaaacgataactgctgaacaacaggcccctgaatcaatcaggacaagTGCATAAACTTGCAGCGGCTATAGATAGTTtcgtttcgccagcatacaatataattgcagttgaaggcaaatccttcagaagttctttgtactttattctaacaacgaacatttttttgatagggaatataagtaagggggaaagacaCCAATGTTTTGGTTatgtacaggtatttccgctgttatatatttattacagagcaCTCCCACTTAGGATACattggtttcatgctgaaacaaatactctcacagatatttacacagtgtggtggggtgcttataggtttaaaatcgttatatacaggttagactgtgattttaagaacaaatgttgatatctttttataatatttacaaaaaaatggacatgattacatttccggatgtgggaagcgggaatataaaaaaaataaaaaaattctgttttgaaaaaataggTGCAGGCGGGTGTGTCGAACAAGggattaaattggtgtggccttattaattgctattaataagtatttcaatatgcattgtgtttaaatgtaatatcagtatttagttctattataatcttaaatcaatcctaattctatcttacttttgagatatatagtttttcatatgtgacgtcatttttgtgctgtttcagaaatttcataatttcaaatgtgacgtaatttttgtgccttttcaccatcgtatgtgacatcatttttatgatttattgcgttgaggcctggactgagttgggtgtgtctattctgtgttggtctttgcattatgtatttgggttttgttttctgtaattagttaatacttcagttcaattatatatcatttatattcatttgataaaatttactgtttgcaatagcattaattgttctaaataataaggatgttcttatcccaagcataaaaacatagtcgtatttgacacaacctttttcaacttttgatcttcagtgctgtacaactttgtacttttttttcactttcgatcttttatatctgggcgtcactggtgagtcttgtgtggacgaggcgcgtttatggcgtattgaattttaaacctgatgctttttgttatctattaatcaggtgtttctttgtctaatacgttctcctatttatttgtattgtagtcctgtaatattatgttgtcatttcaatgttatatttaacattgccattaaagtgcgaggtttggcatgccacaaaaccaggttcaacccaccattttttcctttaaaaatgtcctgtaccaagtcaggaatatggccattgatatattattgttcgtttctgtgtgtgttacattttaacattgcgtcgtttgttttctcttatttttgagtgtaaattcacattgcgataagatgtgtcacggtacttgtctatcccaaattcatgtatttggttttgatgttatatttgttattctcatgggattttgtctgatgcttggtccgtttctgtgtgtgttacattttagtgttgtgtcgttgttctcctcttatatttaaggcgtttcccttggttttagtttgttaccctgattttgttttttgtccatggatttatgagttttgaacagcggtatgctactgttgcctttacttaaacatgtttaaaagcaCTCAACATTCCAATAACATGGCACAGTGTTattacaacacaacataagaacaaactgcaAACATGTTATTACaatattattaaaaagatatattgaCTAATATCATGTAGATCCTTTACATAATGACATTAAAGGAAGCTAAAAGAACTAGGTTGTCACATTACAATTTTCCAACTATTATTGGGTGATCTCCCTTTGTTTAATTGGTTCACTCTATCATTCAAAATGGTGTAATAACAGAAATGGTATTACAATTTATTAAATGctctatattcatgatattatgatattatttttaGATTATATTATTAGAGGCCAGTGATAGACTTGGGGGTTGGATACAGACATCCAGACTTGATAATGGTGCTATATTTGAGCATGGTCCAAGAAGTCTGCGTCCAGCAGGAAAAGGAGGAAAAAACACTTTGTCATTGGTTTGTATAGAAATCATTTGCTTTTGTTTTCCttgatatatttgattttgtaaatttgGCAATAAATGATATGATGTTTATGTATATTAAACTGTTCATACTATGAATTGTAAAGAATTAGCCAATGAATTAAAGAATCAACAGTTTTATAACTGTTCTTTATATTGACAGCTGCTTGAAGTTCTTCATCTGCTCATACATGTATCTTGCATCAAGAGTATGATGGCTCCAAGGATATTTTTTAGCAATAAATGATCATAATTCATCATggaaatttgtataaaaaaaacttgttaccTGAAAAAACATATGAATGAAGCACAAAGTATTTCCATTCATGactgaatttttataaattatgtgaGTACCAGAAAAGTACCAAATAAATATTCCTcagaatacaaaatttacattACTTAGCTTAGTGAAGCTTCAatccatgaaacttcaaatttaaaaaccagAAATTCTGGCCATGAATAGAATCAGGTTGATATCATTCAGAATAGAACTTTTGTTatgagaaaaataaacaaatgacaatttCTGTTTACCAGGCTACAGAACTTGGATTATCTAATGACATCATTGCAGTTACTAGAAACCATCCATCAACGAAAAACAGATATATCTATatgaacaaaaaattaaacaGACTTGCAATAGGGGGTGGTAAGTGGctgatatatatttacatttaactGTTTCTGTACATGGGCTTAGTAGTTGCTTAAATCTGCTTCATCTAGACTCAGTTGGATGGAAATTGGCAATCAAGAGTTTTATTATTTAGTACTACAGATAGAAAAAAAGGACAACCATACAGCTTTGGACAGGCACGTGCACTAATGTGATAGATaagattatataattttaacTAATCATGGTGCACAAAAtgtgagctatacaatcaaatgaattacaaaataaagtacAGTAAATggttagaatgattaaagtacatttaaactaAAAATGTGATATGTTTGTTAACGTTCAACCCTCAATCTCAATGTCTATACTACTAATcttccttttattttttataagcaCATAATTGCCTGAAAGATAAACAAAACTGTGAGTGGTTTCCAAGAAATGGCTTAAGAATTATCTCTCAGAGTTAAACACAGTATTATGTCTGTAGCTGTTGTCATCTACTAGATGTAAACAATTCTTTCTTTTGTCTACTTGcattattattactttattaaGGCTTCTAATCAGTTGAATTGATTTACTGTTTACATGTAGAACAAATCTTTTTTTCTCAACAGGTTTTAAAAATACATTCTACCCGCAGCCCCCCTTTTCACAGTCTGTGTTCAGTATGGTTATAAATGAGCTACGAGCACCAGTACCTGTGAATGATGTAGAGGATGAATCTATTCACAGTTTTTTCTCTAGAAGAATAGGACAGGAGgtaatttttatttaagaattaattAGCATGCACCAAATGTTTTTTGGAATAAGAAAATGGCTTAGTTCACAATGTGAAAGAATAGTTTCATATTAGAACATGAATTTCTCAACTTTAAGAAGTCAtcacaaacagataaacaatcaGAACTATAGATTTTTAGATGCTAACAGAGGGGAAAAAGATACCTAagaaaattcaaactcataagtcaaaaataaaatgacaacatcatggctaaaaaattaaaagaaaaacagacaaccagctatacacaaaacataacataaaaaaaaactatagactgagcaacacaaaccccaccaaaaattgggggcaatctcaggtgctccagaagggtatgcagatcctgcaccacatgtggcTCCCTTTGATTTGCTCATGTTAGTTCAAACCCAGTGATAAGGGTAATTTGGAAGGTCACAATTGGGAAAAAAGAGAGGGGATGCTAAGAAATGGTAAAAGTTTCCTGAGGCAATGTTTGGTTCTGAATGTCCAATTTCAAACTACAagacaaattgttttaaaaagtttacaggGAAATCCTTTACTTAATGTTGATTGGTTGGCAAACATGATTCATTGGTTCAAAATAAAACTCTCTGAGATAATTGTATTTTCAACATTTGCACTGGCTCAACATTGACAATTTACAACCAAACTTTGGCATGAGTGTTATGTTTCTCATTAGGTTCTGATTTGAAAAAAGTGGTTACCAGAGGAAACCTTTGTTTCCAATAagctaacttaaaaaaaaaaggttctgTCATTTTTCCTGACTTATGGTTTGAAGGCCCTCTATAAACTATCCTTGTAAATTGTTGATCTGATGGAAAACATGACAGCATTGGTGGCACTCAATTCTCTGAGAAACTCTTTagaaattcaactttttttttacctttttctcATTATTTACAAGACTAGGCAAAATTGAATATCTGACAAACTCATTATGAATCAGAATGATATATAGAAGGTTTTTATGAAAGATTTTCATGTGGGGCCAATGAGAATAAAAAGAGGCATTCTTGATTATTGattcaacaattttattaatctttttaatgacaatttttgatGTTATACTTTATCATTGAATGTATATGTTTTAGCATGTTCATATAATGATGGATTAACTAGAAAAATCtgtttaatataaaactgagTTATATATAATCTTTTAGGTAGCAGACTATCTTCTTGATCCAGTTTTTCGTGGGATATTTGCTGGTGATATATCTAAGCTAAGTGTCAAATCATGCCTGCCTATGGATGTTTTAAAGGTTGAAAAAGAATACAAATCATTAATGAGAGGAGTAATCAGACGCAAAGACAAAGGTACTACAAGTATTTTGTATTTAAgaaattttaacatgtttcagCATCATAATTGTCAATATCTTTTTACCAAGCTTTATCATTTTATTAAAAGTCCGCTGTCAACACCAAATTCATTTTTAGTGGCGAACTTGGAAAgggcaaacaaaaatttgtaggGATTAcaggagtaggtctggtaagggccGAATCTGGCCTCAAAGTTCAGGTTTATCAAATGAAAGATTTTGGACTTTTTTGAAACACTAAGTGTCTACtttagttgattcaattagtttatgtgaaagatttgaatgGATTTAGTCTTAACAGATGCTCAAATTAAAGCTTAAATATGAACAatgtatcaaatatgccataatgtgtcacttttcagatgtttttttgtaaaaaaatgaactgaCCGCATCCTTGTTCATTCTCAACccttttataaattatgttttatcaccaaatacaacttacatttaaatattaagaatgaacacaagtGCCACCACTTCTATTTCAGACAGAAATAAATTGTCTAAAATTAAGGAAAATGCTAAAAtattgaagatttcagtaatttagcatgacttaatgaaaaCTTCTCTATTTCGGGGCCAAAACAAGGTCTTACTGGGCCTACTCCTTTCCATTATTATTTGTGCTCTCAGCATCCTTTTGAGCTGCATCAGTGGAACAATAATAGAAACATAAAGGACCttataaataaaattcagtcCATTAAAGCACTTAATTTATAATACCCTTATGAATGACTACAAAAATAcaagtttacttttctacattggctagaggtatagggggagggttgaaatctcacaaacatgtttaaccccgccgcatttttgcgcctgtcccaagtcaggagcctctggcctttgttagtcttgtattattttaattttagtttcttgtgtacaatttggaaattagtatggcgttcattatcactgaactagtatatatttgtttaggggccagttgaaggacgcctccgggtgcaggaatttctcgctacattgaagacctgttggtgaccttctgctgttgtttttttccatggtcgggttgttttctctttggcacattccccatttccattctcaattttaagtatcCAGAACAATAATAAACCATTTTAAATCTTTAATGGTTAAAAACAGatttaaacaatgataaaatgaTGAGATTTCTGACTATAAATCCTATTAGCCATATTGTATCTTGAACTACCTTAGTTATCCTTATGGTAGATTAAGTATGACATTGTACTCTAATTTTAATAACTTATAGCTTATAGAGTAAGGGTAGATATTTAACTTATAAGTATATTTTTTGTAGATGATGATAATGAAGTATATGCAATGAATGATATAATGAGAGCAACAAAGGAAAGGTGGTCTACATGGTCCTTTCAGAAAGGAATGCAACAGCTATCCGAAAGATTAGAAGATGTAATAATAAGACGAGGAAATGTAGAAATTAGAAAATCTACCCCTTGCAGAGGTTTAGAATTTAATGGTGATCAAGTCAAGGTAATGAATACCACTGAACAATTATTTGTAGAATATTCAGGGTATAAAATCAAGATgatttcagataagaaaaagaaaaacttagGTCCCTTACTTTGTTTTTTTGCTGCATATTAAAATTGGTTATTTCACAACACTTTCTGTAATAAAATTACTTTAtctgatttatctccccttatttggcaaagttgaaaaaaattgaatcaaacaCAAAGATGGTGTTTTGATTTTTAGAAATTATAgccgtaaatatgataaaactcacaattttctatatttacaataaaaagtcTTGCACTTGAAATACAcactactctcaaaatttgcacattttattaaagatctagaccaacTGTTATCAGCTACTTCAAAAtcaaagatggaggaagacaccagAGCTTCTTTAAAACactgaccgtgcaagggctgtatagccagtcaaggtcgttaaaaacttccatttggcTTCTTTAAATGCATTTTACGGCTTAAACTATATAAAAGAAACAGAATAGAAGAAGCTATACAATTTTAAGAACTACATGTCTTTGTTATTTTAAACAGGTGATTACAGATACAGAATCCATAACAGCTGATCATGTTGTATCCTCCATATTTTCTCAAGGTAAATAAAGAAAGCAGTGCTTTGCATAATTTTGCATTCTTCTtgcaatttttcttttaaaattgtaggATTACACAAAAAAGACTTTCCGAATACAAATTATAGTTACTCAGATGTCCTAGTTTGAATAGACCACTTTTGAGTTTGTCAGTCACCGGAAAAAACtggtcaattatgcgcgcctttttgacgtcatttaccagaatCAGGGGattgcctgtatccctgcactataaacgttcatcaagcgtcttagtgatcgtcattgtgcaggataaactagaaatactATTTGTTCCGTAGACACTTAATCCCAATTCCCTAATGACAACAGTGCTGAAAGACAATTATGAGAATTCAGTTagccgaataattcgtgcaatatagcttaatagttttccaaccacttgcTCAGCATTGGAACGGatgtgacgacgcccctaaacgcttgaataatgttcactaaaaccaaagttttgacggaaatgcattgaactcgaaagttgtctattatatttatttatgtttgtgggtaccaattttcctcCAGTGAGGAAAAATTGTGTTTCTATGGACTTATGACTACAtggttttgacaaagtctgcatacaagcctataaaCAATTTGTTCTTTgttaaatactttatttcattgtttacctTTACCCATGAAATCCATATAAATTGGTATCCatcaaattatataaatgaatccacagaaccTTACAtatgaaattactaaaaaaataatagtatatAGTGCCATAAAATACAATACCAATCGCAGATGGCATGTTGGAGGTCATAATAATTTTGGATGAAAATACTTGATTTAGCTATTTGtcatcttttttgttattttgggattttgtctgatgcttggttcgtttctgtgtgtgttacattgtagtgttgtgtcgttgttctcctcttatatttaatgcgtttccctcagttttagtttgttaccccgattttgttttttgtccatggatttatgagtttgaacagcggtatactactgttgcctttatctacaattgaaatgttatgaaaatgtttatttattttgtttgtacaaTTGAAATGttatgaacatttttatttttttgtagatctttcCAAATTACTAGGCAGTCCCCAAAAAGAACTAGCTAACTTGCTTAATCAGATAACAGCTGTTtcatgtatagttgttaatgtagAATATAAAGATTATATGTCTAATATAGAGGTACTAGTATTTCAGTATGACAATACCGGTCTCAATGAAAACTATTTAAGAGAAtctcaattatttatttatataactcAGCTGTTTTGTACATCAAAATATCTGAAgctttttatttaacaaatatggtTAAAGAACTAATGGTCAGGCAAAAATGGTCTGCAAAATAGGCCCAACTATAATTTGAAAGACAAAATGGATGATTAAAGACCTAGAGAATGCTTACAGTGGTTAATGGACCAATTTTGTCTTGATTATACTTCATTGCCTATTTTTTATccgtttttattttattaatgatGCACAAACAACAGAATAAGTGTTTctaattttttctgaaaaaaagtgtttttttttgtttgttctttttcaaCATATAGTATTCTTGTTTATTTTCAGTAAACTGccttacttttacttttaaaagttCTATTAAATAAGAAATGTACTTAATTAGTATGACCTCAGTTTATTTCACCACATAGCAgtcatttaaatatttcatatatctgTTTTAAAAACTGTGACATTACAGGGCTTTGGACATTTACTACCATCTTCTGAGGATCCATGTGTTTTAGGTGTTATTTATGATTCTTCTACATTCAGACAACATGATGCTGAAAAATATGTATCTAGTAGATATACAGTAAGTACTCAGTTAATGATATATAAGGTctaattataattattttcaatAAGTTAATGCAATGATAACAATCTTCATTCTTTTATATGGCTTGTGCATAACATTTAAGAATGAGGTAGTATACATGTGTAACATAATATGTATTTCTCATATTGAACATCTGCATAAACCATACCAAAGAGTAAACAAgaattgtataaaatatatatataaaatattatggattgattgattgtcggTGTTTTAACGATACTTGTAAGCGCCACATTTTGGCTGTTTTGTGGTGGCCGGGTTTTATTGGTTGAGGAAAccagagtgcccagagaaaatCACTGACCTTCaacagaaaaactgacaatcctagtcaattaagatgggagaCTAGttccaactcacaacctcagtgttgactggctagtgattacagtagaagAACTACTTTGACCACAGGGCCCCTATAAAAACAacaagatgtggaatgattgcttatgagacaactctccacaaaga includes:
- the LOC143067709 gene encoding protoporphyrinogen oxidase-like; the encoded protein is MTAVILGGGVSGLASAYYLVRNSSPFKRIILLEASDRLGGWIQTSRLDNGAIFEHGPRSLRPAGKGGKNTLSLATELGLSNDIIAVTRNHPSTKNRYIYMNKKLNRLAIGGGFKNTFYPQPPFSQSVFSMVINELRAPVPVNDVEDESIHSFFSRRIGQEVADYLLDPVFRGIFAGDISKLSVKSCLPMDVLKVEKEYKSLMRGVIRRKDKDDDNEVYAMNDIMRATKERWSTWSFQKGMQQLSERLEDVIIRRGNVEIRKSTPCRGLEFNGDQVKVITDTESITADHVVSSIFSQDLSKLLGSPQKELANLLNQITAVSCIVVNVEYKDYMSNIEGFGHLLPSSEDPCVLGVIYDSSTFRQHDAEKYVSSRYTMMLGGAWYDKLVDRLGDLKESTIQDYACKVLSEQLDIKTEPSNVVVTIQKNCIPQYFVGHSKLVESIDKCVSDNGLPLSLVGSSYKGVSVNDCINNAKLTLKQFDHGIKKVESPDAENIEKNSNV